The Psilocybe cubensis strain MGC-MH-2018 chromosome 7, whole genome shotgun sequence genome has a window encoding:
- a CDS encoding Putative pyridoxal kinase C6F6.11c — protein MANNLERVLSIQSHVVFGYVGGKAAVFPLQCLGYDVDVVNTVNFSNHSGYGRSGGTKTTAAELNSMFEIMEHNELLRPTRLLTGYIPGAEALSAVEKLAKKLKHSKPSLIYLLDPVMGDAGRLYVAADVIPVYQEMLPLATIITPNWFEVELLTGVELKDMPSLHRALDILHKDYHVPNVVISSIPLKSWLAAALPSTILPPSSTSSSHLLCISSSLHIPSAADTHILHTSASPRSTVHAQCVPLIPGYFSGVGDLFSALLLAHFHPDNTPENLNATCLSEAVSQALTKTHAILLMTQGQSEGLPEEERQPTDDELDKEDPLRKTRRMRGRELALVKGQDLIRGSGISHVREMMLWDGFWDGASS, from the exons ATGGCCAATAACCTGGAGAGAGTACTCAGCATACAGTCCCATGTCGTCTTTGGATATGTCGGAGGAAAGGCAGCTGTATTCCCTCTGCAGTGTTTAGGATATGATGTTGAT GTAGTGAACACTGTAAACTTCTCGAATCATTCAG GCTATGGTCGTTCCGGAGGAACGAAAACCACAGCAGCTGAACTGAACTCTATGTTTGAGATCATGGAGCATAATGAATTGCTCAGGCCCACACGCCTTTTGACAG GTTATATACCCGGTGCTGAAGCTCTTTCAGCTGTGGAGAAACTGGCTAAAAAGCTTAAGCATTCCAAACCCAGCCTTATATACCTTCTAGATC CCGTAATGGGTGACGCAGGTCGTCTGTACGTTGCTGCTGATGTCATCCCAGTATACCAGGAAATGCTACCACTAGCAACGATAATCACCCCTAACTGGTTTGAAGTCGA GTTACTTACTGGAGTGGAACTGAAAGATATGCCATCCTTACACCGCGCGCTAGACATTCTTCACAAAGATTACCACGTCCCAAACGTTGTGATAAGCTCGATACCCCTGAAGTCCTGGCTAGCTGCTGCCCTTCCGTCAACAATCCTTCCACCCTCTTCCACATCATCGTCACATCTCCTTTGTATATCATCTTCATTACACATTCCCTCGGCCGCGGATACACATATCCTTCATACCTCCGCCTCACCACGATCCACTGTACACGCCCAATGCGTGCCTCTCATCCCTGGTTACTTCTCTGGGGTCGGCGATCTCTTCTCTGCACTCCTGCTCGCCCATTTCCACCCAGACAACACACCAGAGAATCTCAACGCAACCTGTCTTTCCGAAGCTGTGTCTCAGGCACTGACGAAGACTCATGCTATTCTCCTGATGACCCAGGGTCAATCAGAGGGCCTGCCTGAAGAGGAAAGACAACCCACTGATGACGAACTGGATAAAGAAGATCCACTGAGGAAAACACGGCGGATGCGTGGACGCGAGCTCGCTTTGGTGAAAGGACAAGACTTAATCAGAGGCAGTGGAATATCCCATGTGCGCGAGATGATGCTATGGGACGGTTTCTGGGACGGTGCATCATCTTAG
- a CDS encoding Actin- protein 2-B, which yields MDSDLPLVVDNGTGFVKVGYAGSNFPEHVFPSVVGRPILRAEERVGSAIIKDIMVGDEAADNRNYLQVTQPMEHGIVKNWEDMKHLWDYTFDEKLKINPNGKKVLLTEPPMNPKVNRQRMCQVMFEEYGFQGVYVAIQAVLTLYAQGLTTGVVVDSGDGVTHIVPVYDGFALPHLTRRLDIAGRDVTRYLIKLLLMRGYAFNRTADFETVREIKEKLCYVSYDLELDKRLAEETTVLVESYTLPDGRTIKVGSERYEAPECMFQPHLVDVEQPGVAEMLFQTIQAAAVDIRADLYKHIVLSGGSSMYPGLPSRLEKEIKQLHLTRLLNGDPSRLNKFKIKIEDPPRRKHMVFLGGAVLADIMKNREDFWISREEWFEQGIRSLDKLGRGES from the exons ATGGATTCAGATCTCCCTTTGGTGGTGGATAACGGTACCGGT TTCGTGAAAGTTGGCTACGCTGGATCCAACTTCCCTGAACATG TCTTCCCTTCGGTCGTTGGGCGTCCCATATTGCGCGCGGAGGAGCGAGTTGGATCTGCGATCATTAAGGACATCATGGTTGGAGACGAGGCTGCGGATAACCGCAACTATCTGCAAGTGACACAGCCCATGGAACATGGAATTGTCAAGAACTGGGAAGATATGAAGCATCTTTGGGACTATACTTTCGATGAAAAGCTCAAGATTAATCCAAATGGCAAGAAGGTTCTGTTGACGGAGCCCCCGATGAACCCTAAGGTCAACAGGCAGAGGATGTGCCAGGTCATGTTCGAAGAGTATGGGTTCCAAGGGGTATATGTTGCTATTCAGGCCGTGTTGACACTGTATGCACAAG GTCTCACCACGGGAGTCGTTGTCGATTCTGGAGACGGTGTAACACATATTGTGCCCGTGTATGATGGCTTCGCTTTGCCTCATCTTACTCGTCGACTCGACATCGCCGGCCGAGATGTAACGCGATACCTGATCAAGTTGCTGTTGATGAGGGGATACGCATTCAACCGTACAGCCGATTTCGAGACAGTGCGAGAGATCAAGGAGAAGTTGTGCTACGTTAG TTATGACCTTGAACTCGACAAAAGACTAGCTGAAGAGACCACAGTCCTTGTTGAGAGTTATACT CTTCCTGACGGCCGAACAATCAAAGTCGGCTCGGAGCGTTACGAAGCTCCAGAATGTATGTTCCAACCACATCTCGTTGATGTCGAACAACCAGGAGTAGCAG AGATGCTCTTCCAAACTATTCAAGCAGCGGCTGTTGATATCCGTGCCGATTTGTATAAACATATTGTTCTGTCTGGAGGATCAAGTATGTATCCTGGTTTGCCCAGTAGACTGGAAAAGGAGATCAAGCAGCTGCACTTGACACGACTTCTGAATGGCGATCCATCTCGTCTAAAC AAATTCAAGATCAAAATCGAAGATCCACCACGCCGAAAGCACATGGTGTTCCTAGGTGGTGCTGTGCTTGCGGATATCATGAAAAATCGTGAAGATTTCTGGATTTCGAGAGAAGAGTGGTTTGAACAGGGAATCAGGTCTCTGGACAAGCTTGGACGCGGTGAAAGTTAA